From Flavobacteriales bacterium, the proteins below share one genomic window:
- a CDS encoding DUF2807 domain-containing protein, protein MINKLLLFAFVCISSLLQAQNSYENNHKIAREFEISEFTNLRCVGDFTVYLRQDSMSRLEMASTEEALKNMQVDIDGKQMIISNKNTAEQAPVEVFLRYKQIDLIELMGQVELQNKLLCAFDSLKIKAYGGSQIEVNFAVKKMEVNLNTQAEMMLKSGIIDTLKIEQNENSQFSLLETAQVFKVFSELYDFSQATIQSPYTLNISLEDPDTKLTLLQEPNVLNLEKQHEKQVVLRFKTLKE, encoded by the coding sequence ATGATTAATAAATTACTACTCTTTGCTTTTGTGTGTATTTCCAGCCTTTTACAGGCTCAAAATAGCTATGAAAACAATCATAAAATTGCTCGTGAATTTGAAATTTCTGAATTTACAAATCTTCGTTGTGTTGGTGATTTTACGGTCTATTTACGTCAAGATTCCATGTCTCGTTTAGAAATGGCATCTACAGAAGAAGCCCTCAAAAATATGCAGGTGGATATTGATGGAAAACAAATGATTATTTCCAATAAAAACACCGCTGAACAAGCACCTGTGGAAGTTTTTTTAAGATATAAACAAATTGATTTAATAGAACTGATGGGCCAAGTAGAATTACAAAACAAACTTCTTTGTGCATTCGATTCTCTTAAAATTAAGGCTTATGGTGGTTCTCAAATTGAGGTAAATTTTGCCGTAAAAAAAATGGAAGTAAACCTCAATACTCAAGCCGAAATGATGCTCAAATCTGGAATTATCGACACCCTAAAGATTGAACAAAACGAAAACAGTCAATTCTCACTACTAGAGACTGCCCAAGTATTTAAGGTGTTCTCAGAACTCTATGATTTTTCTCAAGCCACCATCCAGAGTCCATATACACTGAACATATCCTTAGAAGACCCTGATACTAAACTAACCTTATTACAAGAACCGAACGTACTCAACCTTGAAAAACAACATGAAAAACAAGTTGTTTTGCGTTTTAAAACTTTAAAGGAATAA
- a CDS encoding fatty acid desaturase, translated as MTEQEIVKKVEWRDLKSLSIKELLIENNLTIPWFVISITLAYKGMYLIALPFSGFFFLAGLRQVHNGFHNSLGTNRFLTWFTLFSNSILMMTSIHAVKFNHLRHHKYCLSEEDQEGKAAHMSWYGAILYGPIHMFKIHKVTWELGNKKYKQNMVLELALIAVAIAIAFYFEIEWLQYHILVMIIGEFLMAFFAVWTVHNDTADNPELARTQRGWLKNKITFSMFYHLEHHLFPAVPTIKLPELAKRIDDHAPEIEKKNTF; from the coding sequence ATGACAGAGCAAGAAATAGTAAAAAAAGTTGAGTGGAGAGATTTAAAAAGCTTGTCGATTAAAGAGCTTTTGATTGAAAATAATTTAACAATTCCATGGTTTGTGATATCAATAACTTTAGCATATAAAGGGATGTATTTGATAGCTTTACCATTTTCTGGATTTTTCTTTTTAGCTGGTCTAAGACAAGTGCATAATGGATTTCATAATTCGCTAGGAACAAATAGATTTTTAACTTGGTTTACACTGTTTAGCAATAGTATTTTAATGATGACTTCTATTCATGCAGTAAAGTTTAATCATCTAAGACACCATAAGTATTGCTTGTCAGAAGAAGATCAAGAAGGAAAAGCAGCACACATGAGTTGGTATGGTGCAATATTATACGGACCAATTCATATGTTTAAAATTCATAAAGTTACTTGGGAATTGGGTAATAAAAAATATAAACAAAATATGGTTTTAGAGCTTGCGTTAATTGCAGTAGCAATCGCGATAGCTTTCTATTTTGAAATAGAGTGGCTTCAGTATCATATTTTAGTAATGATAATTGGGGAGTTTTTAATGGCTTTTTTTGCTGTGTGGACTGTTCATAATGATACAGCTGATAATCCTGAATTGGCAAGGACACAAAGAGGGTGGCTGAAGAATAAAATAACATTCAGTATGTTTTATCATTTAGAACATCATTTATTTCCAGCTGTGCCTACAATTAAATTACCTGAATTAGCTAAAAGGATAGATGATCATGCTCCAGAAATAGAAAAAAAGAATACATTTTAA
- a CDS encoding TonB-dependent receptor has translation MKKILLLLLIIPFWSFGQGKISGNVIEQNIPLEGVHIQLINTDYKAISDPQGKFIFNDLTFGKYQLKASFIGYKTVIKEVIINKKHPSKYLKISLEEENNYLNQIVVTGTRTARRKTESPVIVHVMDKSKLEQIQACSVADGLSFQPGLRMETDCQTCSYSQLRMNGLSGSYSQILINGRNIFSPLTGLYGLEQMPSNMLDRIEVVRGAGSALYGSSAIGGTVNIFTKTPEKNSYEINFLQQFINGETSDMQLSGNASVVNEKKNAGLSAFVNKRKRETWDANDDRFSELPSLNINSFGLNGFFIPKVNQKIEWSYSNLQEKRYGGEMVDKAPHLALQSEDRTHDVDLLSVDYEIEWNEKNASLVSYLAYQNTDRDHYTGIFPDDSVKIKNHLEKPPYGISNSRTFQGGIQFNKRPEKFFKHRNQLTLGLEFQNDQVFDEIRTYNYLIDQNVENFGLFAQSDWDLTEDLNLLTGVRLDHHNFLDQVVLSPRISALYKVFEGAQFRLSWGQGFRAPQAFDTDLHLAFAGGGVSRISLAKGLKEERSNSWSTSFNYDYASEHFITGFTLEGFYTNLKNAFYQHHIGEDAFGELFEKRNGAGAVVRGLSLEYRYNYDEKFQIESGFTFQKSEYDEAVTVLEGLEAKKAFLRTPNTYGFATLSYFPTKKWAVYLNYLYTGTMDLVHFAGAEGVTKDQFLQSDAFSDFGLKFAYKTTWKKLQNNIEFYGGVKNVFNAYQKDFDKGKNRDSNYIYGPSLPRTFYFGLKIGV, from the coding sequence ATGAAAAAAATTCTCCTATTGCTACTCATCATTCCTTTTTGGAGTTTCGGACAAGGAAAAATTTCAGGAAACGTCATAGAGCAAAATATTCCTCTAGAAGGTGTACATATTCAGTTAATTAATACGGACTATAAAGCGATTTCAGATCCTCAAGGGAAATTTATATTTAATGATCTGACATTTGGTAAATACCAATTAAAGGCGAGTTTTATAGGGTATAAAACAGTTATTAAAGAAGTCATTATAAACAAAAAACATCCATCAAAATACCTTAAAATTTCTTTGGAAGAAGAGAATAATTATCTGAACCAAATAGTGGTTACAGGAACACGTACTGCAAGACGAAAAACAGAATCTCCAGTAATTGTTCATGTAATGGATAAAAGCAAACTTGAACAAATTCAGGCTTGTTCTGTAGCCGATGGACTCAGTTTTCAGCCTGGTTTAAGAATGGAAACGGACTGTCAAACTTGTAGCTATTCTCAGCTTAGAATGAATGGTCTTTCGGGATCCTATTCGCAAATTTTGATTAATGGTAGAAATATTTTCTCTCCATTAACAGGACTTTATGGCTTAGAACAAATGCCCAGCAATATGCTTGACAGAATTGAGGTGGTAAGAGGAGCTGGTTCTGCCTTATATGGTTCATCTGCAATAGGTGGAACAGTAAATATCTTCACTAAAACTCCAGAGAAAAACTCCTATGAAATCAATTTTCTCCAACAATTTATTAATGGAGAAACGAGTGATATGCAATTATCTGGAAATGCCAGTGTGGTAAATGAGAAAAAAAATGCAGGTTTGTCTGCCTTTGTAAATAAAAGAAAAAGAGAAACTTGGGATGCCAATGATGATCGGTTTTCAGAATTGCCTTCCTTGAATATTAACTCTTTTGGTTTAAATGGTTTTTTTATTCCCAAAGTAAACCAGAAAATAGAATGGAGCTATAGTAATCTACAAGAGAAAAGATATGGAGGAGAAATGGTGGATAAAGCACCACATTTGGCTCTTCAAAGTGAAGATAGAACACATGATGTAGATTTATTAAGTGTGGATTATGAAATAGAGTGGAATGAAAAAAACGCTAGTTTAGTTAGCTACCTTGCTTATCAAAATACGGATAGAGATCACTATACAGGAATTTTTCCTGATGATTCTGTGAAAATTAAAAATCACCTCGAAAAACCGCCTTATGGAATTTCAAACAGTAGAACGTTTCAAGGGGGAATACAGTTTAATAAAAGACCCGAAAAGTTTTTTAAGCATCGAAATCAATTGACTTTAGGTCTTGAATTTCAAAACGATCAGGTGTTTGATGAAATTAGAACATACAATTACTTAATTGATCAAAATGTAGAAAATTTTGGTCTTTTTGCCCAGTCAGATTGGGATCTCACAGAAGATTTGAATCTTTTGACAGGAGTAAGACTGGATCATCATAACTTCTTAGACCAAGTGGTCTTAAGTCCAAGAATCTCCGCATTGTATAAAGTATTTGAAGGTGCTCAGTTTAGACTTAGCTGGGGACAAGGATTTAGAGCACCACAAGCATTTGATACCGATCTGCATTTGGCTTTTGCAGGTGGTGGTGTATCTAGAATTTCCTTGGCAAAAGGATTAAAAGAAGAACGATCTAATAGCTGGAGTACCTCTTTTAATTATGATTATGCCAGCGAACATTTTATCACAGGTTTTACCCTAGAAGGATTTTATACAAATTTAAAGAATGCCTTTTATCAGCATCATATTGGGGAAGATGCTTTCGGAGAGTTGTTTGAAAAAAGAAATGGAGCTGGAGCAGTTGTTCGTGGACTTTCTTTGGAATATCGATATAATTATGACGAAAAATTTCAGATAGAAAGTGGCTTTACTTTTCAAAAAAGCGAATATGATGAAGCAGTAACGGTTTTAGAAGGTTTGGAGGCAAAAAAAGCTTTTTTAAGAACGCCAAACACCTATGGATTTGCCACTCTGAGTTATTTTCCCACAAAAAAATGGGCGGTTTACTTAAACTATCTTTATACTGGAACAATGGATTTGGTCCACTTTGCAGGTGCCGAAGGCGTAACAAAAGACCAGTTTTTACAGTCTGATGCTTTTTCTGATTTTGGGTTAAAGTTTGCCTATAAAACAACTTGGAAAAAACTTCAAAATAATATCGAGTTTTATGGAGGTGTAAAAAATGTCTTTAATGCCTATCAAAAAGATTTCGACAAAGGAAAAAATAGAGATAGTAATTATATCTATGGTCCAAGCTTGCCCAGAACTTTTTATTTTGGCTTAAAGATAGGGGTGTAG
- a CDS encoding DUF6089 family protein, giving the protein MQITKKIAKIIGSLCILMFLSQDMLAQKHEFGIFGGASGYIGDIGETDGLKSLKTLGTVKGIFYRYNPDYYIAIRTMIAQGDIEADDRLSSDLFKKQRGLHFSSKITEFSVIGEYHFFRYSAYKHRNRFFSTPFIFAGVAGYIFNPQAELNGKTYDLQKLGTEGQLLNEGASSYSLTQLAIPFGVGYKFNFTERWKFSVEFGWRALFTDYLDDASGNYADKTKILASKGTDAAYFSDPTGMGKTGHQRAISTNNDWYFFTGFMFSYNIKQKRIHCPDELQ; this is encoded by the coding sequence ATGCAGATTACAAAGAAGATTGCTAAAATAATAGGAAGCCTCTGTATTCTAATGTTTTTGAGTCAAGATATGCTTGCACAAAAACATGAGTTTGGAATTTTTGGAGGAGCTTCTGGATATATCGGAGATATCGGAGAAACTGACGGGCTAAAGAGTTTAAAAACGCTTGGGACAGTGAAAGGGATCTTTTATCGATATAATCCAGATTATTATATTGCTATAAGAACAATGATTGCTCAAGGGGACATTGAGGCCGATGATCGTCTTTCATCAGATCTCTTTAAGAAGCAGAGAGGCTTACATTTCTCTTCAAAAATCACCGAGTTTTCTGTTATTGGAGAATATCACTTCTTTAGGTATTCTGCTTACAAGCATAGAAATAGATTTTTTTCTACCCCATTTATATTTGCAGGAGTTGCGGGTTATATTTTTAATCCTCAAGCAGAACTCAATGGTAAAACATACGATTTACAAAAACTAGGGACCGAAGGTCAACTATTAAACGAAGGAGCAAGCTCATATAGTTTAACACAATTAGCCATCCCGTTTGGAGTAGGATATAAATTTAACTTTACCGAAAGATGGAAGTTTTCGGTTGAATTTGGTTGGAGAGCTTTGTTTACCGATTATCTTGATGATGCAAGCGGAAACTATGCAGATAAAACTAAAATACTCGCCTCAAAAGGTACAGACGCTGCTTATTTTTCAGATCCTACAGGAATGGGAAAAACGGGTCATCAAAGAGCAATTTCTACCAATAATGATTGGTACTTTTTTACAGGCTTTATGTTCTCATATAA